One region of Edaphobacter bradus genomic DNA includes:
- the accD gene encoding acetyl-CoA carboxylase, carboxyltransferase subunit beta → MSWFKREDNEILNVEQRTVRTEGLWVRCPHCRQVIFKAELEANLQVCPKCGHHFRFDARSRIDKLLEPGYQLVDLDLRSTDPLEFTDLKPYKKRLVEAQKKTGLNDAIVNAVGKLGPHDVVLSAMEYSFIGGSMGSVVGETIALAVDRSLATRHPLIIISASGGARMMEGIASLMQLAKISTGLAKMDDENIPYISVMTDPTTGGVTASFAMLGDLNIAEPGALIGFAGPRVIEQTIRQKLPDGFQRSEFLLEHGFLDAIVPRKEMKQYLIQALTWMNVSTHPTN, encoded by the coding sequence ATGAGCTGGTTCAAACGCGAAGACAACGAGATCCTCAACGTCGAGCAGAGGACAGTCCGCACCGAAGGTCTCTGGGTGCGTTGCCCCCACTGCCGCCAGGTCATCTTCAAGGCGGAGCTCGAGGCCAACCTGCAGGTCTGCCCTAAGTGCGGCCACCACTTTCGTTTCGACGCGCGCTCGCGCATCGACAAACTGCTTGAGCCTGGCTACCAGCTCGTCGATCTCGACCTGCGCTCGACCGACCCGCTCGAGTTCACCGACCTGAAGCCCTATAAGAAGCGCCTCGTCGAAGCCCAGAAGAAGACCGGCCTCAACGACGCCATCGTCAACGCCGTCGGCAAGCTCGGCCCACATGACGTCGTCCTCAGCGCGATGGAGTACAGCTTCATCGGCGGCTCCATGGGCTCGGTCGTCGGCGAAACCATCGCCCTCGCGGTCGACCGCTCGCTCGCGACCCGCCATCCACTCATCATCATCTCGGCCTCAGGTGGAGCGCGCATGATGGAGGGCATCGCCTCGCTGATGCAGCTCGCCAAGATCTCCACCGGCCTCGCAAAGATGGACGACGAGAATATCCCCTACATCTCCGTGATGACGGACCCCACCACCGGCGGCGTCACCGCGAGCTTCGCCATGCTGGGCGACCTCAACATCGCCGAGCCCGGCGCGCTCATAGGCTTCGCCGGCCCGCGCGTCATCGAGCAGACCATTCGCCAGAAGCTCCCCGATGGCTTCCAGCGCTCCGAGTTCCTGCTCGAACATGGCTTCCTCGACGCCATCGTGCCGCGCAAGGAGATGAAGCAGTACCTCATCCAGGCCCTCACGTGGATGAACGTTTCAACTCATCCGACCAACTGA
- a CDS encoding energy transducer TonB — MLSRPNAKPSAGSSSRPVDPCIRKIQSVFDMHGVAFGSPDDLRGFLDQLRENKRLAMDFWSLTGKLRDADEHELSGDRLLGVILQSLTGREVAEVRAAGPQQSGQVDELVSLLAGVDVHNPLNPPPPSRPAGPAVDHGLPEALAPERYRLEEALSRLMRSGVELRRTLDTFEDSKAHREWQPRASAPATPSPPEDATPSPSPCSSREDSLPVPKTSIEEPVPIDRPKREAERPRQTGPQSARQPLQPVVPVQFVRDPVPITRTPVEPERPAQTVEELVRSVQQTARARLILTEDRAPAAPRTSSNVELLEEDAVPPAKRSDAAWYWAMLGALVVCLILIRLSTWHEFPAPAEGAAGVVSSTRASSEPAATSQVLDSTKVPKPVVTPSAPEATKTSAPAGVVEPTRVPEPKRAARNGAAGRRAEKFRSVPSPEASAPPPPVQSPDSDRIGVSHEDASITSSAGGEAEAAVNVPASVMEARLASSRVPSYPETAKASHVEGRVVLEATIAKDGSVGHLRVLEGDPRLRSAATEAVSRWRYRPYMLNGKPVEVNTTVRVDFRLPNP, encoded by the coding sequence ATGTTGTCGCGACCCAACGCGAAGCCCAGCGCCGGAAGTAGCTCTAGGCCAGTCGATCCCTGCATCCGGAAGATTCAGTCTGTATTCGACATGCATGGGGTTGCCTTCGGATCGCCTGATGATCTGCGAGGCTTCCTCGATCAATTGCGCGAGAACAAGCGTCTTGCCATGGACTTCTGGTCTCTCACCGGAAAGCTTAGGGACGCGGACGAGCACGAGTTATCGGGTGACCGGCTTCTAGGCGTCATTCTTCAGAGCCTGACCGGCCGCGAGGTTGCTGAGGTTCGCGCGGCAGGACCGCAGCAAAGCGGGCAGGTCGACGAACTGGTAAGTCTGCTGGCGGGTGTGGATGTGCACAACCCGCTGAACCCGCCACCGCCTTCGCGGCCAGCAGGGCCAGCTGTAGATCACGGGCTCCCCGAAGCTCTTGCCCCTGAGCGATATCGGTTGGAAGAGGCTTTGTCGCGATTGATGCGCAGCGGCGTTGAGCTAAGGCGGACCCTCGACACCTTTGAGGACAGCAAGGCGCACCGCGAATGGCAGCCTCGCGCATCAGCGCCGGCGACGCCATCTCCCCCCGAGGACGCAACGCCATCGCCTTCCCCCTGTTCTTCGCGGGAGGACTCGTTGCCGGTTCCGAAGACGTCGATCGAGGAGCCTGTGCCAATCGACAGGCCAAAGAGAGAAGCGGAGAGGCCTCGTCAGACTGGGCCGCAGTCTGCGCGGCAGCCTTTGCAGCCCGTAGTGCCTGTGCAGTTTGTACGAGACCCCGTGCCGATTACAAGAACGCCTGTGGAGCCCGAACGGCCTGCACAGACGGTGGAAGAGCTCGTGCGGTCCGTGCAGCAGACAGCCAGAGCAAGGCTGATTCTAACGGAGGATAGGGCGCCTGCCGCGCCTCGAACGTCTTCGAACGTGGAACTCCTGGAGGAGGACGCTGTGCCGCCGGCCAAACGCAGCGACGCGGCTTGGTACTGGGCCATGCTGGGCGCACTGGTTGTCTGCCTCATCCTGATACGTCTCAGCACGTGGCACGAATTTCCCGCCCCTGCGGAGGGAGCAGCAGGCGTGGTCTCCTCTACGCGGGCTTCAAGTGAGCCTGCGGCGACCTCTCAAGTGCTTGACTCGACAAAAGTGCCTAAGCCTGTAGTCACCCCTTCGGCGCCGGAGGCTACAAAGACGTCGGCGCCGGCGGGAGTGGTGGAGCCCACGAGAGTGCCGGAGCCGAAAAGAGCCGCAAGAAACGGCGCGGCAGGCAGGCGTGCGGAAAAGTTCCGTTCTGTACCATCGCCTGAAGCGAGTGCGCCGCCGCCCCCGGTGCAGTCCCCGGATTCAGATCGTATTGGCGTGTCGCATGAGGACGCCAGCATCACGTCAAGCGCAGGCGGCGAGGCCGAAGCAGCGGTCAACGTGCCGGCCTCTGTGATGGAGGCGCGTCTCGCGTCATCGCGTGTGCCTAGTTATCCCGAGACTGCCAAAGCCAGTCACGTCGAGGGGCGGGTTGTGCTCGAGGCCACCATCGCGAAGGATGGCAGCGTCGGCCATCTGCGCGTGCTCGAGGGCGATCCGCGGCTGCGGAGCGCGGCAACGGAGGCGGTCTCAAGGTGGCGCTACCGGCCTTACATGCTGAACGGAAAACCGGTCGAGGTGAATACGACGGTTCGTGTGGACTTCAGACTGCCGAATCCTTAA
- the cobO gene encoding cob(I)yrinic acid a,c-diamide adenosyltransferase, whose product MVETSRRGLILINTGPGKGKTTAALGTAFRAAGNGMRVLILQFLKGSWHYGELDAAEALGKALGTPEGPAFVMKQMGRGFVKVGGAETDPEDIRMVEEAWNEAAAAILSGEWDLVVLDEINYAIGYKMLDPEKVAEVLRAKPEMVHVILTGRNAHPTLVELADTVTEMREVKHAYQKGILAQRGIEF is encoded by the coding sequence ATGGTCGAAACCTCTCGTCGTGGACTCATCCTTATTAACACAGGCCCAGGCAAGGGCAAGACCACAGCGGCCCTTGGCACGGCTTTTCGCGCCGCAGGCAACGGCATGCGGGTGCTCATCCTGCAGTTCCTCAAAGGCTCCTGGCACTACGGCGAGCTCGACGCCGCCGAAGCGCTCGGCAAAGCGCTCGGCACTCCTGAAGGTCCCGCGTTCGTCATGAAGCAGATGGGGCGCGGCTTCGTGAAGGTCGGCGGCGCCGAGACCGATCCCGAGGATATCCGAATGGTCGAAGAGGCGTGGAACGAGGCCGCCGCGGCGATCCTCTCCGGCGAGTGGGACCTCGTTGTGCTCGACGAGATCAACTACGCGATCGGCTACAAGATGCTCGACCCCGAGAAGGTGGCCGAGGTGTTGCGCGCCAAGCCCGAGATGGTCCACGTTATCCTCACCGGACGCAACGCGCACCCCACACTGGTCGAGCTGGCCGACACGGTCACCGAGATGCGCGAGGTCAAGCACGCTTACCAGAAGGGGATCCTCGCGCAGCGCGGCATCGAGTTCTAA
- a CDS encoding 23S rRNA (pseudouridine(1915)-N(3))-methyltransferase RlmH: protein MKITLAAVVPRRSRTKSEPSDRLLADYLERTARYTPCDSQLFDTEGALLDWLTRQPGRSAAHAILLDSRGKQLSSEELAGTIGRLRDDGTQRLVMAIGPADGWSDAARQRADLLLSLGRITLPHQLARVVLAEQVYRAFTILAGHPYHSGH, encoded by the coding sequence ATGAAGATCACCCTAGCTGCTGTGGTTCCTCGACGCTCCCGAACCAAGTCCGAACCCTCGGACCGCCTGCTGGCCGACTACCTCGAGCGCACGGCCCGCTACACCCCCTGCGACTCCCAGCTCTTCGACACCGAGGGGGCGCTGCTCGACTGGCTAACCCGCCAGCCCGGCCGCTCGGCCGCCCACGCCATCCTCCTCGACAGCCGGGGCAAGCAGCTCTCCTCCGAAGAGCTGGCCGGCACGATCGGCCGGCTTCGCGACGATGGCACCCAGCGGCTCGTCATGGCCATCGGCCCGGCGGACGGCTGGTCCGACGCAGCCCGCCAGCGCGCCGACCTGCTGCTTTCGCTGGGCCGCATTACGCTGCCCCATCAGCTCGCGCGCGTGGTGCTGGCCGAGCAGGTCTACCGCGCCTTCACCATCCTTGCCGGACACCCGTACCACTCGGGCCACTGA
- a CDS encoding TonB-dependent receptor, translated as MRSNSLVVTMFLFFVLVGAGLAQTSKGIVAGVVRDASGAVISGATVTVTNQDTTETRTTTTASTGAYRVEAINPGTYKIHVDMTGFRAEEITDLKVLPSVVTTYDAVLNVGSVGETISVEAISNEINRENGQLSGTVDTKELQTVPIFSLSPFELVATLPGVQLVNPNLNLGGIAGNYTQLTVNGARPRSNNYLLDGQDINDVGIGGQSFNPQVPDMYQSTTVLLNSSSSEYGRSGGAIINLVTKSGTNKYHGTAFELYSGSGLNALDGLTRKGKPFPPGSPNPKARFNQHQFGFTLGGPLWKDKLFAFGGSQWTRFYGKSNTPNTIELPDQQGYNLLTAIGGQQVALLQGLLNSGSYLKEYANQSIATGPPELIPISDRPGCRGGCTLTTANFLRPPVTQQQPDTQWLYRIDFIPRPSDTFTVRYLHDRSNFSPDLSLNTSGLPGFDGEVGGPVELAEVTWTHVFTPHLLNEFRASEVRLGFLFDLTPEAKANPLSKTFNLNFLDNNFPVLGISQNIPQGRKQELYQFQDTVGWTKGKQSLRMGADVGRDLEIDLVAQLALGELDFNAGGTTASNGLSAVDNFLDNQLGTSGFARKTFGPTRVDPHLWKIGAFIQDDIKLSPQLTVNLGVRYDYVTVPDNVLKYPAVDPHNPYAPIDTVVKVQKDTNNIGPRIGFAFVPNTGFFSDGKTVIHGGIGVFYDNDFTNILINTAQASPNAPTGNRQSNAPGGLPDATGQLDLITPVLDPLHSLVQSVASNLVNPLTYQYNFGVERELPAAIKLTVNYVGARGEKLFSNRQLNYFGGIGQPRLNPTRNAINIRDNRADSNYNAAQVEVSRNFVHGLFFRASYAFAKNLDDASEVFATFASPTSYSANLAGDGLHQDWGNSVWDRRHVASFEYVYSPPGLHSDNRAANLLLSAFTRHITISGTTQFSSGPYSSFNLGGRDTNGDGSSANDRPLIGNRRAPITTAGIDGYYLKGGKPGVYYDEALYNTQRVLHPVTTDQVHFLVPHGSFLSQEIGRNSFENPGQSFWNVALEKAVPAPFTHLEGAQFVFRGEGQNVGNHNNVLPLNNNVLQVGNVVYLDKVSKREPTNQAFRLWAKFVF; from the coding sequence ATGCGTTCTAACAGTCTAGTAGTCACAATGTTCCTCTTCTTCGTCTTGGTTGGCGCTGGTCTCGCGCAGACCAGCAAGGGAATTGTCGCTGGCGTCGTACGGGACGCCTCGGGTGCGGTGATTTCGGGCGCCACAGTGACGGTTACGAACCAGGATACAACCGAGACCCGAACTACCACGACGGCCTCGACCGGCGCCTATCGTGTGGAAGCCATCAACCCGGGTACGTACAAGATCCACGTCGATATGACCGGGTTCCGCGCCGAGGAGATTACCGACCTGAAGGTGCTTCCCTCGGTGGTGACCACATATGACGCGGTCCTGAACGTCGGTTCGGTCGGCGAGACGATCAGCGTAGAGGCCATCAGTAACGAGATCAACAGGGAGAACGGCCAGCTTTCGGGAACCGTCGATACCAAAGAGCTGCAGACGGTGCCGATCTTTTCGCTGAGTCCGTTCGAACTGGTGGCGACGCTTCCAGGCGTGCAGTTGGTCAACCCGAACCTTAATCTGGGCGGCATTGCCGGAAATTACACGCAGCTCACCGTGAACGGAGCGAGACCCCGCAGCAACAATTACCTGCTCGACGGTCAGGACATTAATGACGTTGGCATCGGCGGCCAATCGTTCAATCCCCAGGTGCCTGACATGTATCAATCGACAACAGTGCTACTAAACTCATCCTCATCTGAATATGGCCGGTCTGGTGGGGCGATCATCAACCTGGTGACCAAGAGCGGCACCAACAAGTATCACGGGACGGCCTTCGAGCTTTACTCCGGCTCAGGCCTGAATGCGCTGGATGGACTTACCCGAAAGGGCAAGCCCTTCCCCCCGGGAAGCCCGAATCCGAAGGCGCGCTTCAACCAGCATCAGTTCGGGTTTACGCTGGGCGGGCCGCTCTGGAAGGACAAGCTGTTTGCCTTTGGCGGATCGCAGTGGACGCGCTTCTACGGAAAGAGCAATACGCCGAATACGATCGAGCTTCCTGACCAGCAGGGCTACAATCTTTTGACGGCTATCGGCGGACAGCAGGTTGCGCTGCTGCAGGGGCTGCTGAACAGCGGCAGCTATCTGAAGGAGTATGCCAACCAGAGCATCGCCACCGGGCCTCCTGAACTCATTCCGATCAGCGACCGGCCTGGATGCAGGGGCGGCTGTACCCTCACGACCGCGAACTTTCTCCGGCCCCCGGTGACGCAACAGCAGCCCGATACGCAATGGCTTTACCGGATCGACTTTATTCCCCGGCCGAGCGACACGTTCACAGTGCGTTATCTGCACGATCGCTCGAACTTTTCTCCTGACCTTTCATTGAACACCTCCGGTCTTCCTGGTTTCGACGGCGAGGTTGGTGGTCCTGTAGAGTTGGCCGAGGTGACTTGGACGCACGTCTTCACACCGCACCTGTTGAACGAATTTCGGGCCTCGGAGGTTCGGCTCGGCTTCCTCTTTGACCTGACGCCGGAGGCGAAGGCCAACCCACTATCCAAGACGTTTAACCTGAACTTTTTGGACAACAATTTTCCTGTGCTGGGAATTTCTCAGAATATTCCCCAGGGCCGCAAGCAGGAGCTGTATCAGTTCCAGGATACGGTGGGCTGGACAAAGGGCAAACAGTCTCTCCGCATGGGCGCTGACGTTGGCCGGGATCTTGAGATTGATCTCGTGGCGCAGCTCGCATTGGGCGAGCTCGACTTCAACGCCGGTGGAACGACCGCGAGCAACGGCCTGTCAGCGGTTGACAACTTCCTCGACAACCAGCTTGGAACCTCTGGTTTTGCGCGGAAGACCTTTGGACCGACGCGAGTGGATCCACATCTCTGGAAGATCGGCGCCTTTATTCAGGACGACATCAAGCTCTCGCCACAGCTCACGGTCAACCTGGGCGTCCGCTATGACTACGTTACGGTGCCGGACAATGTGCTCAAGTACCCTGCAGTCGATCCTCACAATCCGTACGCTCCCATCGACACGGTCGTGAAGGTGCAGAAGGACACGAACAACATCGGGCCGCGCATAGGGTTCGCCTTTGTGCCAAACACCGGCTTCTTCTCCGACGGCAAGACGGTCATTCATGGAGGAATTGGGGTCTTCTATGACAACGACTTCACCAACATCCTCATCAACACCGCTCAGGCTTCACCAAATGCTCCGACTGGTAACAGGCAGTCCAACGCGCCCGGTGGTCTGCCGGATGCAACCGGGCAGCTTGATTTGATCACACCGGTCCTCGATCCATTGCACTCCCTGGTCCAGAGTGTGGCGAGCAACCTGGTCAATCCTCTGACGTACCAATATAACTTCGGCGTGGAACGGGAGCTTCCGGCAGCGATCAAACTGACGGTGAACTATGTTGGCGCGCGCGGAGAGAAGCTGTTCTCGAACCGGCAGCTGAACTACTTCGGCGGAATCGGCCAGCCCCGACTGAATCCGACGAGGAATGCGATCAACATCCGCGATAACCGGGCCGACTCGAACTACAACGCCGCTCAGGTCGAGGTCTCGCGCAACTTTGTTCACGGTCTCTTCTTCCGGGCATCGTACGCTTTCGCAAAGAATCTGGACGATGCGTCAGAGGTTTTTGCTACGTTTGCCTCGCCCACATCGTATTCGGCAAACCTGGCCGGAGACGGATTGCATCAGGACTGGGGCAATTCGGTATGGGACAGGCGGCATGTCGCTTCCTTTGAGTATGTCTACTCGCCTCCCGGATTGCACTCGGATAATCGCGCCGCCAATCTGCTGCTGAGCGCGTTCACTCGCCACATTACGATCTCGGGGACCACTCAGTTTTCATCGGGTCCCTACAGCTCGTTCAACCTGGGGGGACGTGACACCAACGGCGACGGCAGTTCGGCCAACGACAGGCCCCTGATCGGAAACCGGAGGGCCCCGATCACAACGGCCGGAATCGACGGTTACTATCTCAAGGGGGGAAAGCCGGGCGTCTACTACGACGAAGCCCTCTACAACACGCAGAGAGTGCTACATCCTGTGACTACTGATCAGGTGCACTTCCTCGTCCCCCATGGGTCGTTCCTGAGCCAGGAGATCGGGCGCAACAGCTTTGAGAATCCCGGTCAGAGTTTCTGGAATGTAGCTCTCGAAAAAGCCGTTCCAGCACCCTTTACTCATCTCGAAGGAGCGCAGTTCGTGTTTCGCGGAGAAGGGCAGAACGTAGGAAATCACAACAATGTCCTCCCCCTCAACAACAACGTTCTGCAGGTCGGCAATGTCGTCTATCTCGACAAGGTGAGCAAACGTGAACCTACAAACCAGGCCTTCCGGTTGTGGGCGAAGTTTGTCTTCTAG
- the rsfS gene encoding ribosome silencing factor translates to MPSIESNQLLLAATAAAEDKKAEDLRILALDPSESGLTDYFLICNGTNDRQNLAISDEIELRLKREFGVYPNSVEGRRQAEWILMDYVDFIVHVFSPEKRAFYGLERLRKSAKTLSVDDINAEVKAMVAATRAKAPTKAAAERAATPKKVAPKKVAAKKTIAKKATKPVAAKKTAAKKAAPKKAAKKTSPKKALVKTPKKPSSKSKKAIR, encoded by the coding sequence ATGCCCTCAATTGAAAGCAACCAGCTCTTGCTGGCCGCCACCGCCGCTGCCGAAGACAAGAAAGCCGAAGACCTCCGCATCCTCGCCCTGGATCCTTCTGAGAGCGGCCTCACCGATTACTTCCTGATCTGCAACGGGACCAACGATCGCCAGAACCTCGCCATCTCGGACGAGATCGAGCTGCGGCTCAAGCGCGAGTTCGGCGTGTACCCCAACTCCGTCGAGGGCCGCCGTCAGGCCGAGTGGATCCTGATGGACTACGTGGACTTCATCGTCCACGTCTTCTCGCCTGAGAAGCGCGCCTTCTACGGCCTTGAGCGGCTGCGCAAGTCCGCAAAGACGCTCAGCGTCGACGACATCAACGCTGAGGTGAAGGCGATGGTGGCGGCAACACGCGCCAAGGCTCCGACGAAGGCTGCAGCAGAGAGGGCCGCGACCCCAAAGAAGGTTGCACCTAAGAAAGTAGCCGCAAAGAAGACGATCGCGAAGAAGGCCACAAAGCCCGTAGCCGCCAAGAAGACCGCGGCGAAGAAAGCCGCTCCAAAGAAGGCTGCCAAGAAGACGTCTCCGAAGAAAGCCCTGGTCAAGACACCAAAGAAGCCATCATCGAAGAGCAAGAAAGCGATCCGCTGA
- a CDS encoding sulfatase-like hydrolase/transferase, whose product MKMTHPALVALGAATLCASALAAPLISSSHELIYHLNGPATGVFLIVAMNFAAAWLLFTGLFLLAHRSSRLRTAIWSLFLLIMPWVLLKACVMITGWKMRHGMILGVQAAFLLALGVASLSWRPWLRSRFESLLPFFSTVLAFLAFTSPLLAGQVAWSAWQARALNRPRPLHQQQTAAIASPGMPAASQQSTRHRIIWLLLDELSYEQIYEHRYAGLKLDGFDRLAAQSTLFTQAVAPANATAIVVPGVMTGTPIDQVKSSASGELRVHVAGTHGWQPFDPHNTVFQDALDSGYSTSVAGWYNPYCRILAPVLDRCFWSSHSSFQVLPDVDENRPLVDLLLLPAQHFFSSMISALQGKTFSGRNASLAAEMHIADYRDLFAAADRLLSDSSANFTYLHMPVPHPGGIYNRQTSTFTTHGNSSYIDNLALADQYVAHLRQVLEERGEWDSSAVIVMGDHSWRTALLWEASPAWTPEDQTASHGGQFDDRPAYIVKLPGQHSPARVEERFATLRTRALLDGVLKGQLKTPAELAAWAAAQQ is encoded by the coding sequence ATGAAGATGACCCACCCGGCGCTGGTCGCTCTGGGAGCGGCGACCCTCTGCGCGTCGGCCCTCGCTGCTCCTCTCATCTCGTCGTCGCACGAGTTGATCTATCACTTGAATGGGCCCGCAACGGGCGTCTTTCTCATCGTGGCGATGAACTTTGCTGCAGCGTGGCTCCTCTTCACTGGATTATTTTTGTTGGCCCACCGATCGAGCCGATTGCGTACGGCAATATGGTCGCTCTTTCTGCTGATCATGCCCTGGGTGCTGCTGAAGGCCTGCGTCATGATCACCGGATGGAAGATGCGGCACGGTATGATTCTGGGCGTACAGGCTGCCTTCCTGCTGGCTCTCGGTGTTGCATCTCTTTCCTGGCGGCCGTGGTTGCGATCCCGCTTTGAAAGCCTGCTGCCGTTCTTCTCAACCGTGCTCGCATTTCTCGCGTTCACCAGTCCTCTGCTTGCAGGTCAGGTCGCGTGGTCTGCCTGGCAGGCTCGCGCGCTAAACCGGCCACGGCCACTGCATCAACAGCAGACGGCGGCAATAGCATCGCCGGGCATGCCGGCCGCTTCCCAGCAATCTACGAGGCACCGCATTATCTGGCTGCTCCTGGATGAGCTCTCTTACGAGCAGATCTACGAGCATCGCTATGCTGGTTTGAAGCTGGATGGATTCGACCGGCTTGCCGCGCAATCGACCTTGTTTACGCAAGCGGTCGCTCCGGCGAACGCGACTGCGATTGTGGTTCCGGGAGTGATGACCGGAACTCCCATCGACCAGGTCAAATCCTCAGCGTCCGGCGAGCTGCGTGTCCACGTTGCGGGAACTCATGGATGGCAGCCGTTCGACCCGCACAATACTGTCTTTCAGGATGCCCTGGACTCGGGCTACAGTACGTCGGTGGCCGGTTGGTATAACCCCTACTGCCGCATCCTTGCGCCAGTGCTCGACCGTTGTTTCTGGTCGTCGCACTCTTCGTTTCAGGTGCTGCCCGACGTTGACGAGAATCGACCGCTTGTCGACCTCCTTCTTCTTCCCGCTCAACATTTCTTTTCGAGTATGATCTCCGCCCTGCAGGGAAAGACGTTCTCTGGCCGGAATGCCTCTCTGGCAGCCGAGATGCACATCGCGGACTATCGGGACCTGTTCGCGGCCGCTGACAGGCTCTTGTCGGATTCGTCCGCCAACTTTACCTACCTGCACATGCCGGTGCCGCACCCCGGAGGCATCTACAACCGCCAGACGTCGACCTTTACAACCCATGGCAACTCCTCCTACATCGATAACCTCGCACTGGCCGATCAGTACGTCGCCCATCTGCGGCAGGTTCTGGAAGAGCGGGGCGAGTGGGATTCCTCAGCGGTCATCGTCATGGGAGACCACTCATGGCGAACGGCCCTGCTCTGGGAAGCAAGCCCCGCATGGACACCCGAAGACCAGACCGCGAGCCACGGCGGTCAGTTCGACGACCGTCCCGCTTACATCGTAAAGCTGCCCGGGCAGCACTCTCCGGCCCGCGTCGAAGAGCGCTTCGCCACGCTGCGCACACGCGCTCTGCTGGACGGCGTTCTGAAGGGACAGCTGAAGACTCCCGCAGAGCTGGCCGCCTGGGCTGCTGCACAGCAGTAG
- a CDS encoding class I SAM-dependent methyltransferase: protein MANLRAFPFLPTFRDPAGSVELRSDGAYRSVHAPFDTEILSFLALPMASQLVADGRLVASEIVVTEDTESLVLRHPRVSFQSYPWEWPPALWLAAAELTLNLCRDLLKEGWLLKDATPLNVLFRGTRPVFVDVLSIERAAPNRPLWLAYGQFVRTFLLPMLAHSQLGWPLQVMLTRRDGYEPEQIFNALSWPARLRQPALSAVTLPSLLSGISSGSSSLASRTVSDPDVARQVILKTLRTLLDQMRKAAPSRRDSTWSDYVETANHYSDDDHGRKKAFVAKVLEACAPERVLDVGCNTGVYSMLAADAGAEVVAIDTDPEAVDRLATALKDAGRNILPLCVDLAHPTPATGWQNRECASFLGRCAGQFDTVMMLAVIHHLLLGSQIPLGRIAALASELTSRNLILEWVPPADPKFQEVLRGRGAIYAHITEAAFREAFARHFTVASEQTLANGRILFHFERG from the coding sequence ATGGCCAACCTGAGGGCGTTTCCCTTTCTGCCGACGTTTCGTGACCCCGCAGGCAGCGTCGAGCTTCGCTCGGACGGGGCGTATCGGAGCGTTCATGCACCGTTCGACACCGAGATTCTGTCGTTTCTTGCACTGCCGATGGCCTCGCAGCTGGTCGCCGACGGCAGGCTCGTCGCCAGCGAGATCGTTGTCACCGAAGACACGGAGTCGCTGGTGCTGCGGCATCCGCGCGTCTCGTTCCAGTCCTATCCGTGGGAGTGGCCTCCCGCGCTGTGGCTGGCCGCCGCCGAGCTGACGCTGAACCTGTGCCGCGACCTCCTGAAAGAGGGCTGGCTGCTCAAGGATGCCACGCCGCTGAACGTGCTCTTTCGCGGAACCAGACCTGTCTTCGTGGATGTGCTCTCGATCGAGCGCGCCGCACCGAACCGGCCGCTGTGGCTGGCCTATGGGCAGTTCGTCCGCACGTTTCTGCTGCCGATGCTGGCGCACTCGCAGCTCGGCTGGCCCCTGCAGGTGATGCTCACGCGCCGCGACGGCTACGAACCGGAGCAGATCTTCAACGCGCTCTCCTGGCCGGCACGGTTGCGTCAGCCGGCGCTCTCGGCCGTCACGCTGCCCTCGCTGCTCTCGGGAATATCCAGCGGTTCGAGTAGCCTCGCCTCGCGCACCGTCAGCGACCCCGACGTCGCGCGGCAGGTCATCCTGAAGACGTTGCGCACCCTGCTCGACCAAATGCGCAAGGCCGCGCCCAGCCGCCGCGACTCCACGTGGTCAGATTACGTCGAGACCGCAAACCACTACAGCGACGACGACCACGGCAGAAAGAAGGCCTTCGTCGCCAAAGTACTGGAAGCCTGCGCTCCGGAGCGCGTGCTCGACGTAGGGTGCAACACCGGCGTGTACTCCATGCTGGCCGCCGATGCGGGGGCCGAGGTGGTTGCGATCGACACCGACCCCGAGGCCGTCGACCGGCTCGCCACCGCCTTGAAGGACGCGGGCCGCAACATACTTCCGCTATGCGTCGATCTGGCGCATCCCACTCCGGCGACCGGCTGGCAGAACCGCGAGTGCGCGTCGTTTCTAGGCCGCTGCGCCGGACAGTTCGACACCGTGATGATGCTGGCCGTCATCCATCACCTGCTGCTGGGAAGCCAGATTCCGCTGGGCCGCATCGCCGCTCTGGCCAGCGAGCTGACGTCGCGCAACCTGATCCTCGAGTGGGTCCCACCGGCCGATCCGAAGTTCCAGGAGGTGCTGCGCGGCCGCGGCGCGATCTACGCTCACATCACCGAGGCCGCCTTCCGCGAGGCCTTCGCAAGGCACTTTACCGTGGCCAGCGAGCAGACGCTTGCGAACGGACGCATCCTGTTCCACTTCGAGAGAGGCTAG